From a region of the Dickeya poaceiphila genome:
- the narH gene encoding nitrate reductase subunit beta codes for MKIRSQVGMVLNLDKCIGCHTCSVTCKNVWTSREGVEYAWFNNVETKPGTGYPHAWEDQEKWKGGWIRKINGRLEPRMGNRVGVLSKIFANPDVPALDDYYEPFDYDYGHLQRAGESRHQPVARPRSLVTGQRMEKIENGPNWEDDLGGEFSKRSQDKNFDDMQKAMYGQFENTFMMYLPRLCEHCLNPACVATCPSGAIYKRSEDGIVLIDQDKCRGWRMCLTGCPYKKIYFNWKSGKSEKCIFCYPRIESGMPTLCSETCVGRIRYLGVLLYDADRIEQAASVERETDLYGRQLDIFLDPNDPEVIAQAQRDGIPLGVIEAAQQSPVYKLAVEWQLALPLHPEYRTLPMVWYVPPLSPIQAAADAGNLAHSGVLPDVESLRIPVQYLANLLTAGDTRPVLRALRRMLAMRHFKRAQTVEQVTDTSALEQVGLTPSQAEEMYRYLAIANYEDRFVVPSSHRELAREAFPEAHGCGFSFGDGCHGSDSSFNLFNSRRIDAIDITSKTQNMSRRMQENKS; via the coding sequence ATGAAAATTCGTTCACAAGTCGGCATGGTGCTGAATCTGGATAAATGCATTGGCTGCCACACCTGTTCGGTGACCTGTAAAAACGTCTGGACCAGCCGTGAAGGGGTGGAATACGCCTGGTTCAACAACGTGGAAACTAAACCCGGCACCGGTTATCCCCATGCCTGGGAAGATCAGGAAAAATGGAAGGGCGGCTGGATTCGTAAAATCAACGGGCGGCTGGAACCACGCATGGGCAACCGTGTTGGGGTGTTGTCGAAGATTTTCGCCAACCCGGATGTTCCGGCGCTGGATGATTATTACGAACCGTTCGACTACGACTATGGGCACCTGCAACGTGCCGGCGAAAGCCGGCATCAGCCGGTGGCGCGTCCACGCTCATTGGTAACCGGTCAGCGCATGGAGAAGATCGAAAACGGCCCGAACTGGGAAGACGATCTGGGCGGCGAGTTCAGCAAACGCTCGCAGGACAAAAACTTCGACGACATGCAGAAAGCCATGTACGGGCAGTTCGAAAATACCTTCATGATGTATCTGCCACGGTTGTGCGAACACTGCCTCAACCCAGCGTGCGTCGCCACCTGCCCAAGCGGGGCGATTTACAAGCGCTCGGAAGACGGCATTGTGCTGATCGATCAGGATAAATGCCGTGGCTGGCGCATGTGCCTGACCGGCTGCCCGTACAAGAAAATCTATTTCAACTGGAAGAGCGGCAAATCAGAAAAATGTATTTTCTGCTATCCGCGCATCGAATCCGGTATGCCGACGCTGTGCTCGGAAACCTGCGTGGGCCGTATCCGTTATCTGGGGGTACTGCTTTACGATGCTGACCGTATTGAGCAGGCGGCCTCGGTAGAGAGAGAAACCGATCTGTACGGTCGCCAGTTGGATATCTTCCTCGACCCGAACGACCCTGAGGTGATTGCTCAGGCACAGCGTGACGGCATTCCACTTGGTGTGATTGAAGCGGCGCAGCAGTCGCCGGTGTACAAGCTGGCAGTGGAATGGCAACTGGCGCTGCCGCTGCACCCGGAATACCGTACGCTGCCGATGGTCTGGTACGTGCCGCCGTTGTCACCGATTCAGGCGGCGGCAGATGCGGGTAACCTGGCGCATAGCGGTGTTCTGCCGGACGTCGAAAGCCTGCGTATCCCGGTACAGTATCTGGCTAACCTGCTGACGGCAGGCGATACCCGTCCGGTGCTGCGCGCCCTGCGACGTATGCTGGCGATGCGTCACTTCAAGCGTGCGCAAACCGTCGAACAGGTCACCGATACCAGCGCACTGGAACAGGTGGGGCTGACGCCATCGCAGGCCGAAGAGATGTACCGCTATCTGGCGATCGCCAACTATGAGGATCGCTTTGTGGTGCCGTCCAGTCACCGTGAGCTGGCGCGTGAAGCCTTCCCGGAAGCGCATGGCTGTGGTTTTAGTTTCGGCGACGGCTGCCACGGTAGCGATTCATCATTCAACCTGTTTAACAGCCGCCGCATTGACGCCATCGACATCACCAGCAAAACCCAGAACATGAGCCGGCGGATGCAGGAGAACAAGTCATGA
- the narJ gene encoding nitrate reductase molybdenum cofactor assembly chaperone gives MISLRVIARLLEYPDAELWQQRQEILDALEQADELPLRQSAQLLQFIGDFYQGDLLDRQARYSELFDRGRALSLLLFEHVHGESRERGQAMVDLLAQYREVGLELDCRELPDFLPLYLEYLTLREPQAARDGLRDIAPILTLLAERLRQRDSDYALLLELLLTLAACEPSSDAVAAKVADETRDDTPQALDAVWEEEQIRFLADAGCAPAQQTRHQRRFADAVAPHYLNLDASPVKGDC, from the coding sequence ATGATCAGCCTCCGCGTTATCGCTCGGTTGCTGGAATATCCGGATGCGGAGCTATGGCAACAGCGCCAGGAGATTCTGGACGCGCTGGAACAGGCCGACGAACTGCCGTTACGCCAAAGCGCGCAGTTGTTGCAGTTCATCGGCGACTTTTATCAGGGCGACCTGCTGGACCGGCAGGCGCGCTACAGCGAGCTGTTTGATCGTGGTCGTGCGCTGTCATTGTTGTTGTTTGAACACGTACATGGCGAATCGCGTGAGCGTGGTCAGGCGATGGTGGACTTGCTAGCGCAATACCGCGAAGTCGGTCTGGAACTGGATTGCCGCGAACTGCCGGATTTCCTGCCGTTGTATCTGGAGTATTTGACGTTGCGTGAGCCGCAGGCAGCGCGTGATGGATTGCGTGATATCGCACCGATCCTGACGCTGCTGGCGGAGCGGTTGCGCCAGCGTGACAGTGACTATGCCCTGTTGCTGGAGTTGTTACTGACGCTGGCGGCGTGCGAACCGTCAAGCGATGCCGTAGCGGCGAAGGTGGCGGACGAAACACGCGACGACACGCCGCAAGCGCTGGATGCCGTGTGGGAGGAGGAGCAGATCCGCTTTTTGGCTGACGCGGGCTGTGCTCCGGCGCAACAGACTCGCCATCAGCGTCGGTTCGCCGACGCGGTGGCACCGCACTACCTGAACCTTGACGCCTCACCGGTCAAAGGAGATTGCTGA
- the narI gene encoding respiratory nitrate reductase subunit gamma yields MHYLNLFLFDIYPYIAGAVFLAGSWLRYDYGQYSWRAGSSQMLDKKGMRLASNLFHIGILGVLGGHFLGMMTPHWMYESFLPLAVKQKMAMLGGGTCGVLTLIGGVLLLKRRLTNPRVRATSTTGDILILTLLVIQAALGLLTIPFSAQHMDGSEMMKLVNWAQAVVTFRGGASAYLEDVAVIFRVHLVLGMTLFLLFPFCRLVHIWSAPVEYLTRRYQLVRNRR; encoded by the coding sequence ATGCATTACCTCAATCTGTTTTTATTTGATATCTACCCTTACATCGCCGGTGCGGTTTTTCTGGCAGGCAGCTGGCTGCGTTATGACTATGGTCAGTACAGCTGGCGTGCGGGTTCCAGTCAGATGCTGGACAAGAAGGGAATGCGGCTGGCCTCAAACCTGTTCCATATCGGGATATTGGGGGTACTGGGTGGTCATTTTTTAGGCATGATGACGCCGCACTGGATGTACGAGTCATTCCTGCCGCTGGCAGTAAAGCAGAAAATGGCGATGCTTGGCGGTGGAACCTGCGGCGTGTTGACGCTGATAGGTGGCGTGCTGTTGCTGAAACGGCGGCTGACCAATCCGCGAGTGCGCGCTACCTCCACCACCGGCGACATTCTGATCCTGACATTGCTGGTGATTCAGGCGGCGTTGGGGTTATTGACCATCCCATTCTCTGCCCAACATATGGATGGTAGCGAGATGATGAAGCTGGTGAACTGGGCGCAGGCCGTCGTCACCTTCCGCGGTGGCGCATCGGCCTATCTGGAGGATGTCGCGGTGATTTTCCGTGTGCATCTGGTGCTGGGGATGACGTTGTTCCTGTTGTTCCCGTTCTGCCGACTGGTGCATATCTGGAGCGCACCGGTCGAGTATCTGACCCGCCGTTATCAGTTGGTCAGAAATCGTCGCTAA
- the yiaY gene encoding L-threonine dehydrogenase — MSSAFYIPALNLMGEGALEEAARQIQLQGFKHALIVTDGVLNKIGVAASVQQLLKKYQVDSEVYDGVQPNPTVANVDAGLKILKANHSDCVISLGGGSSHDCAKGIALLAANGGEIADYEGVDVSAKPQLPLIGINTTAGTASEMTRFCIITDEVRHVKMAIVDKNVTPVMSVNDPVLMVGMPASLTAATGMDALTHAIEAYVSTAANPITDAVAIKAMELIRDHLRDAVKDGKNIVAREQMAYAQFMAGMAFNNASLGYVHAMAHQLGGFYNLPHGVCNAVLLPHVERYNAAVAAPRLKDVAVALGVDVAGLSDQQAAEAAIKAISQMARDVGIPAGLKDLGVKEEDFNILADNALKDACGLTNPKKATHAEIVEIFAAAF, encoded by the coding sequence ATGAGCAGCGCATTTTATATTCCAGCCTTAAACCTGATGGGCGAAGGTGCATTAGAGGAAGCGGCCAGGCAGATTCAGTTGCAGGGTTTCAAACACGCGTTAATCGTAACGGATGGCGTGCTGAACAAGATTGGTGTTGCGGCTTCCGTGCAGCAACTGCTGAAGAAATATCAGGTCGACAGTGAGGTGTATGACGGCGTGCAGCCGAACCCGACTGTGGCCAACGTCGATGCAGGCCTGAAAATTCTTAAAGCGAACCATAGTGACTGCGTCATATCGCTGGGCGGCGGTTCTTCCCATGACTGTGCTAAAGGGATCGCCTTGCTGGCGGCCAATGGTGGCGAAATCGCCGATTATGAAGGCGTGGATGTGTCTGCCAAACCGCAGTTGCCGCTGATCGGCATCAACACCACGGCGGGGACGGCCTCTGAAATGACCCGTTTCTGCATCATCACCGATGAAGTGCGCCACGTGAAAATGGCAATTGTTGATAAGAACGTGACACCGGTAATGTCCGTCAACGATCCGGTCTTGATGGTCGGTATGCCAGCGTCGCTGACCGCAGCAACCGGGATGGATGCACTGACCCATGCCATTGAAGCCTATGTCTCGACCGCTGCTAACCCGATTACCGATGCGGTTGCGATTAAGGCGATGGAGCTGATTCGTGACCATCTGCGTGATGCGGTGAAAGACGGTAAAAACATAGTGGCGCGTGAACAGATGGCCTATGCCCAGTTCATGGCGGGTATGGCGTTCAATAATGCATCGCTGGGTTATGTTCATGCAATGGCGCACCAACTGGGCGGCTTCTACAACCTGCCGCACGGGGTATGTAACGCGGTACTGTTGCCGCATGTAGAGCGTTATAACGCAGCGGTTGCCGCCCCTCGTCTGAAAGACGTCGCCGTCGCACTGGGTGTGGATGTCGCCGGTCTGAGCGATCAGCAGGCGGCGGAAGCGGCTATTAAGGCCATCAGCCAGATGGCGCGTGATGTCGGCATTCCGGCAGGGTTGAAAGACCTGGGTGTGAAAGAAGAAGACTTCAATATTCTGGCAGATAACGCACTGAAAGATGCTTGTGGCCTGACTAACCCGAAAAAAGCCACTCACGCGGAAATCGTCGAGATTTTTGCTGCTGCATTCTGA
- a CDS encoding type II toxin-antitoxin system Phd/YefM family antitoxin, with product MKTYTITEARQHIATVIDTAASGEPVEITRRNGTSAVLIPKAEFEAYQKARLDAEFDFIMQRHEHTVKALADR from the coding sequence ATGAAAACGTACACCATTACTGAAGCTCGACAACATATTGCAACGGTCATTGATACGGCAGCCAGCGGTGAACCGGTGGAAATTACGCGCCGCAATGGGACGTCGGCTGTGCTCATCCCCAAGGCCGAATTCGAGGCTTATCAAAAAGCCAGATTAGACGCTGAATTTGATTTCATCATGCAGCGCCATGAACACACGGTCAAAGCGCTTGCCGACAGATGA
- a CDS encoding type II toxin-antitoxin system death-on-curing family toxin — translation MKWVSAQDVIAFHDRILQMLPGVAGMADPGRAEALIYRVQNRLYYEDVTDLFVLAATYWVTVARGHIFNDGNKRTAFFVTMVFLHRNGVLIADNDNSLEELTVKAATGEYQVSYLAEQLRLRVTR, via the coding sequence ATGAAATGGGTCAGTGCACAGGACGTCATTGCTTTTCATGATCGCATTCTGCAGATGTTGCCAGGGGTTGCCGGTATGGCAGATCCAGGTCGGGCGGAAGCCTTGATTTATCGGGTGCAGAACCGTCTTTATTATGAAGATGTGACGGATCTCTTTGTACTGGCGGCGACATATTGGGTAACTGTTGCGCGTGGTCACATCTTTAATGACGGTAATAAGCGCACCGCCTTTTTTGTCACCATGGTGTTTTTGCACCGTAATGGCGTATTGATTGCTGATAACGACAATTCGCTGGAAGAATTGACCGTTAAAGCGGCAACGGGTGAATATCAGGTGTCATATCTCGCGGAGCAGTTAAGGCTAAGAGTGACAAGGTAA
- a CDS encoding 2OG-Fe(II) oxygenase: protein MNIQIILLLMIFLTHTFIMSFGNIVRQMIIALLIVKNGQKSGVSAMETQCMGTLFFSNHTVEEHLVSTKRYKKGEYRVCPTGDIVDEFLSRLDAVIPRLTHTIGKPGEAWLGTTFKPYIYPEGSGLSWHQDGAYSGAFIFYTNPVWKANWGGELFLANHAPGADIRVSHTLANGRNVMTGGHLDSAKEDSVLLENGTGTYVIPKPNRLVVLGGGIAHKINRVNCGVSSQPRVSCSGFFIKKSPQP from the coding sequence TTGAACATCCAAATTATATTGTTATTGATGATTTTCTTGACACACACGTTCATCATGAGCTTTGGAAATATTGTCAGACAGATGATTATAGCGTTGTTAATCGTGAAAAATGGTCAAAAGTCTGGCGTATCGGCGATGGAAACCCAATGTATGGGAACCTTATTTTTTTCAAACCACACGGTTGAAGAACATCTCGTCAGTACTAAAAGGTATAAAAAAGGAGAATATCGGGTCTGTCCTACTGGTGATATCGTTGATGAATTCCTGAGCAGGCTTGATGCAGTGATACCGAGATTAACTCATACCATTGGAAAACCGGGGGAAGCGTGGCTTGGCACTACATTTAAACCCTACATCTATCCAGAAGGAAGCGGCCTTTCCTGGCATCAGGATGGCGCATATTCTGGGGCCTTTATCTTTTATACTAATCCTGTCTGGAAGGCTAACTGGGGTGGCGAGCTTTTCCTGGCTAATCATGCCCCTGGTGCCGACATTCGTGTATCTCACACCTTAGCGAATGGTCGTAACGTAATGACAGGCGGACACCTTGACAGTGCAAAAGAAGACAGTGTTCTTCTTGAAAACGGCACAGGGACTTATGTAATACCTAAACCTAACCGGTTAGTTGTTTTAGGCGGTGGAATTGCTCACAAAATCAACCGGGTTAATTGCGGAGTTTCAAGTCAACCACGTGTTTCATGCTCCGGTTTTTTTATCAAAAAAAGCCCCCAACCATAA
- a CDS encoding MFS transporter, with protein MKLLAALKHRIINRLWGGLTLSCIGAEIYSFAVVWIATNRFGNKSGYLIALQSAVILIATLTSGAFTVGMTNKKMMLVSDLIRFFVTFLPFLSWYITHEVSTTLLIVVIIIVSYFRPVFDPALQAILPSISSDRQFLQSINGLFDVVRRIARIAGPALAAFMFTVMPVYNFFAVNALTYLLSALFILSVSRELNLIEPATKINTDRAGFIKKNIDAISGGFTALNQKFSLNYHLIAYAFCNGGWYVSLVVGLALKLHLSFPEKSEYFGYVLGIYGVFNVLSNLIFSELTVNKPVLAMSAGRLLSGAALLCLALSNSLPFIMLFAAIAALGAPVTQLPLATLMQTLFTKEDVVKVFRCRMFYEWLFLLLSLLAAPELIHLFSLNAVMIIAALSYLLLGIIGIFITSEFNYEN; from the coding sequence ATGAAACTGTTAGCTGCGTTAAAACACCGAATAATAAATCGTTTGTGGGGTGGACTCACGCTTTCATGTATTGGTGCCGAAATTTATTCATTTGCTGTAGTGTGGATAGCAACTAATCGTTTTGGAAATAAGTCGGGTTACCTTATTGCGTTACAATCTGCCGTCATTTTAATTGCCACTCTGACATCTGGAGCGTTCACTGTTGGCATGACGAATAAGAAAATGATGCTGGTTTCGGATCTTATCAGATTTTTTGTGACGTTTCTTCCATTCCTCAGTTGGTATATTACACACGAAGTATCTACAACATTATTGATTGTCGTGATCATCATTGTCTCTTACTTTCGCCCTGTATTTGATCCAGCATTGCAGGCAATTCTACCTTCAATTTCATCTGACAGGCAATTTCTCCAATCGATTAATGGCCTTTTTGACGTCGTCAGACGTATTGCACGTATTGCCGGCCCGGCGCTTGCAGCATTCATGTTCACCGTGATGCCTGTGTATAATTTTTTTGCTGTTAACGCCCTTACTTACCTGTTGTCTGCGCTCTTCATTCTTAGTGTTTCCAGAGAACTTAACCTCATTGAACCTGCTACCAAAATAAATACGGACCGAGCTGGCTTCATAAAGAAAAACATTGATGCAATATCAGGAGGATTTACCGCTCTAAACCAAAAATTTTCCCTTAATTATCACCTGATTGCTTACGCATTCTGTAATGGTGGATGGTATGTCAGTCTTGTTGTAGGACTTGCCTTAAAACTTCATCTGAGTTTCCCTGAAAAATCAGAATACTTCGGGTACGTTCTCGGTATATATGGTGTATTCAATGTGTTATCAAACCTAATTTTCTCTGAGTTAACAGTGAATAAACCCGTCCTGGCAATGTCAGCGGGGCGCCTACTCTCCGGAGCAGCGTTGTTGTGTTTGGCGCTGAGCAATTCTTTGCCATTTATCATGCTGTTTGCTGCAATAGCTGCTTTGGGCGCTCCTGTAACACAGCTTCCTCTCGCAACACTAATGCAGACACTGTTTACCAAAGAGGACGTGGTAAAAGTTTTCCGTTGCCGAATGTTTTATGAATGGTTATTTCTGCTGCTCTCTCTTCTGGCCGCACCGGAGCTTATTCATCTATTTAGTCTTAATGCTGTCATGATAATTGCTGCGCTGTCTTATTTATTATTAGGGATCATTGGGATATTTATCACCAGTGAATTTAATTATGAGAATTGA
- a CDS encoding ATP-grasp domain-containing protein gives MNITVLVYVSRVENLRLDNYLIIPNALLRAGCKVLLSDITTISLRDSIFYSDCYELDSVKNSGERLDTLPCTTRVVDDIDLVWSLASPHPDIYLETFQMLWVLNQRVPFVNDASALLFLNNKITLSESIPREYLPESHVVSDYRYLFAKLEEDREQTWVLKPANEGCGADVYLISMREKNARALVQSATGNEVANHERYGRPTIGSSRKFAAVQKYVPNVTENEKRVLIVGGIPVCGFRRYHHEDDHRANVTLGNKFDPLTLTKEEALFCRHLGKRLMALGIYYAGLDLAFPYVLELNLVNPGALNYSYKASGIDQSDEAISHLFNALKKKKLIL, from the coding sequence GCAAAGTACTCCTTTCTGATATCACCACGATATCACTCCGTGACAGTATTTTTTACAGTGACTGCTATGAACTTGACAGCGTAAAAAACTCAGGCGAACGTCTGGATACATTGCCTTGCACAACACGTGTTGTCGATGATATTGATCTGGTCTGGTCTCTTGCGAGTCCTCACCCTGATATTTATCTGGAAACCTTTCAGATGTTATGGGTCCTCAATCAACGAGTTCCTTTTGTAAATGACGCTTCAGCACTGCTTTTTCTCAATAACAAAATTACCCTTTCAGAGTCCATCCCTCGTGAGTATCTGCCGGAAAGCCATGTTGTCAGCGACTACAGGTATCTTTTTGCCAAACTTGAAGAAGACAGGGAGCAAACATGGGTTCTCAAACCTGCTAACGAGGGATGTGGTGCTGATGTTTACCTTATCAGTATGCGTGAGAAAAATGCCCGTGCATTGGTTCAATCTGCTACAGGTAACGAGGTCGCAAACCATGAACGCTACGGACGACCAACGATAGGATCATCAAGAAAATTTGCCGCTGTACAGAAATATGTACCGAACGTGACGGAAAATGAAAAACGCGTGCTTATTGTTGGGGGGATTCCTGTCTGTGGTTTCAGACGCTATCACCACGAAGATGATCATCGTGCGAACGTCACATTAGGCAATAAGTTTGATCCGCTTACTCTGACTAAAGAGGAAGCGCTGTTTTGTCGTCACCTCGGCAAACGTCTCATGGCGCTCGGCATTTATTATGCGGGACTGGATCTGGCTTTTCCCTATGTTCTTGAACTTAACCTCGTCAATCCTGGTGCACTCAACTATTCCTATAAAGCGTCTGGTATAGATCAGTCAGATGAAGCAATCAGCCACCTTTTCAATGCTCTTAAAAAGAAAAAGTTAATTTTATGA